From the Candida dubliniensis CD36 chromosome 2, complete sequence genome, the window AGCAAACGCAAATGCAAATAGCAAATgcaaaatttttcactatttttaattttaattgttctagaaattttttaattctacatgaaattcttcaattttttatgtCTATCCAAATAggtaacaacaacaactattataacaacaaccaaatgtatatagatatatataatgaCACGCCTGaaacaatcaaaagaaaTCTAAAATGATCTACCATTAtgtattatttaattattcttttttcacATTCATTCATGAAATTCATGAAATTCTCAATAAATTCTGATATTACAAAATGAGATGagatgaaattattattattattatcataagagagagagagagaaagagagaaagattttcaatatattaaCAATTGTTACtctgatgttgttgttgtggttgctaaaaacacaaaatgaaaaaaatttagatTAATTGctttattgttttgaaCACACTCAACAAATTTCTTcccaaacaaaaaaaattttcaaaatttttcacaCCAAATCGAtcatattgatattgatattgatattgatattgatttaatttcattcattcatttaaaaCAATGGAAAATTAAtaccatcatcattattaataaatatggAACTTGTCATCTcatattatcaaaatattgtACAAAAAGATTAATCAGAATAAATTGTATTAGAaacttttccaattttgattttgctTACTCAATTATTATAAGTTAGTAagcaaaatcaaatttttcattaatttgtttaaaggtctattactattactactactactattactactagTTGTGTTTGTTTGCTTTATCATTATAGCAATCAATGAAATGTTTCATATTATTTGTGAAACCCAATTTGCTTCTtatgataaataatttggattaattgttgtttttgcaaaaaaaaaagaaaaaaaaaaaagaaaaaaaacccaattAGAGTGTCTAGTCTAGTAATcattataaaaaataatagcCAAATATTGTTTGTTACGCGACCAATTTTTACGAATTCTACGAAATCAAATGCAATTCTAAtgattaaaaaaagaaaaaaatgaaaaaatgaaaaaaatgaaagaacAATTTTCAGAAGAAGATGTACGTACACACGTACgaatgtatgtatgtatttaatctaatttttttttcttaattgttgttgttgttgttgttgttgctctGAAGTTTagttcattattattatgctTATGCATTTTAAAATCTGAGTAATATCAGAAGCTGTCTCTGTCCATTccattctcttttttttttttttgctgctgctggtgCTACTACTGCTTGTCGGATAAAAATACTGAAAAATCGCATTGTTCCCGAAAACGGACATTaattaccaccaccacactcattattgttgttgctgctacCAAATGAGAATATATAAGTTTGTTTCCACCTCTCTAATCCGTAATTCCTGAAAAAATGATCAAATGCgatcattatttttttttttttttttttttttatcaattagaTCAGTAAAGTTCTTAcatgatttgaaaaaaatttttcttactttctttctttctttgtttgtttctttgttttaCAATTAGTTTTCAactaaatttgattattgttttttttttttttcaaattatgtCACCCATGttgcagcagcagcaacagtAGCAACCGCAGAAACAGCAttaaaataacaataaaaaaaaaaaaaaaaagaagagatAAAATAGTACGGTCTTGAATATGAcataattattgtttattgaGAAGGGTGAATATCAATGTTAAACTAAGCTGCTTGCTGtctttctttaattctCCCTATGGCAATAAACTATTTAGAAATGGAAAAATGTGGAATAATTTTTATATCATTCCTGTTTCGAAACACCTTAAAGATATATGTATACTCAAAATGGGGGAGGGATCCTATTAGTGGTACTTTGggttttaatttattggGCATTCATTTTGGTTAGGTAGTTTTTTTGTGGGGTGGTGTGTGGGGGTGGCGTGGGGAGAGACTGGGACTAAGAAACATAAACCGCACAACAATTGAGAAGTCAAAAATCTGAttctactttttttttgtttaaccCAACAGATTCTAATTCAATACCAtggaacaaaaaaaaaaaatgtgtgtgtgtgtgtgtgggtGGGTGGACctgttttattattatctgaTTTACTATTCTAATGTTTTAATCTAAGTTTATCACAAGAGTAGAGTATGGGGGGGAGGGAGGTGGGGGTAAAAGAAAGTAATTCTGTATTGGTTGGAATGAAtgactattattattatttacatTAATTGAAGgtggtgttttttttttttgttcttttttgcaATCCAACTTGGTCTGTACGCAAATCTCTCTCTGCCGtctaaagaagaataaaaagaagaagaagttggGGATATGatttttattgttctttttaattgaatatttcaaCTGTATTCCACTTTTTCCAACAATCCTCTCCCTTATTAactactttttttttttcgatcttgatttattaactCTATATATCAAAAACAACTAGAAACCTGTAAATTTAGTACGGAAATACAaccattattatataattctAGATCATCAATCCTTGAAATGAAAGGTTTCAATTAGTATAGTTTGATTTAGTGGTGCTGCTGCTGGTCCAGtagtaagtaagtaagttaatttttttttttactctTTTTACTCTTGGTTGcataaacaattattttatcATATATTATTGGGTTGATCTACAAATTTATGAAACTTCCCTCTTTCCCCCCTCTTGTGATTGTAATTCACaagattttaaaaaattggttacCCATTTGTCCGAATTGTGGAGATTTTCTCCAAcattttaattttggtgAATGTGATGgtgtagtagtagtagtagtagtagtagtagtagtagtagtagtagtagtagcagtTAAAAGTTCATCTATTTATGTTCCTTATTTGAAAAGGAGGTGAAGGTTACCTGTCTCTACCCTTCTTGTTGGATAATTGGGTGAGTAATATCTTCACTTATTGTGTAAACATAAATAGTAATGGATcacataataataactcatcctcttttttttttttttttttttattatctgATTTCATATGTACGTaaaaccttttttttttttcttttcggTACTACTAACAGTAGAAtagatttaaataattaattctttataattatttacaTTTAAAAGGGTTAGatcattgaaaatgaatgaTGTTTTGTAATTCTGTCTCTTTTGTGGGCAATTTAAGTTTAAGTTTTCTTCCCTTCCCTTCCCTTCCCTTCCTCAAAAGTTTAAACAAACTATATATGTTAAATGGATTTAGGAAATTATAAAAAGTAGTCAAATTAATAAACTGATATTgggtatttttttaaaaaaaatagataAACAATCATCAATCAAAGATTAACTCTAAATATGTTCTATTTTGTtatcaattcttctttttgaCTATATAAGCATAGATAATATCAATCACATATCacatattatatattatgtATTATGTATTTGGAATTTggaattgatttgaaacgTTAGTTCACACATCTTTAAAAGAATCCCCTAATTGGTAACAAAAAGtaaataaatttcaaaacaaaacaaaacaacaaaacatCCATCCATCCAAGACATCCATTCAAGACATCTAATTCCATTCTCTCATTATAATTCAAATCTGAAAGTATTATCATTATGCAGTCCACCCCCGTCGCCCCCCCTCTCCTCCATTACTAAACATTTTTATATTCatattttaattcattcaattgttgaacCAGTTCATCCATATGTTTATaccaatataaaaataaccATGGcattaaaatattaaatccAGGTAATATCATAAATAATATCCCTCgatattgatcaataaCATTaggtaatggtaatggtaatggtaatggtaatggtaatgaCAATGTATTCGTTATTATGGTCAAGTATccattataaattaattgtaaTGTGATTAATCTATTGATCCATTTAATCCATATGATTAAACGTTTCAGAAAACTATGACTGTTGTTACTATTGGTTCCAAATTtaacattaataatatttaaacaaatcagaagaatcaataaaatatattgtaattgttgatcaagatgatttttcttcttcgtcttgttgttgttgttgttgttgttgttgttgttggttggaTTACTTGTACGTTTTGTTTTAGCCATggttaatgataatgataaaatcaaaataatttgtaaaatatataaataaataagatatttcattgattttttataattgatttgattagttattgtcaattgatcaattaaattgatttgatcatcaatatcaatcaaatcaatgtTGTGAATGGATTTGGTGgaagatgttgatgttgatgttgatgttgatgttgattcATGGATTAATGATTTGTCAAATTTCCGTAATCTtgaagtagtagtagtaatagcAGTCATCTCATAATTCGTGAAGAGTAACAAGTTATTGTTGGttaatataataataaaaaaaaaaaaaaataaatgatcAAAATGAACAAATAGGCAAAGAGGAAGAGGGGAAGGGAGGAAGGGAATAAGAAGGgtgggaaaaaaaaaaaataaaaataatgacaCCAAGGAGATTCGAACTCCTGCATCTTACGATAGTAGAAAACCCCCTGTTAGaacagaagaagaaaagttACTTTTCTTGAGTCTACCGCCTTAGACCAACTCGGCCATAGTGCCATTTGATGTCAATTTAAATTTCTCACatttataaacaaaataaaaccaatataatttgattggtatatattttaatatttaatattaaataacTTTATATTACTagaatatcaataatttgataattataaaaGTCAAgagtaataatataaaatttataaaaatacaaatcatCTTATATGACTATCGAAAAAGTCATGGAGTTAATTACTACAActtaaataaaattttgtGGTCATATTTGAACCAAAAAAACATGAAAAACATGAAAAACatacaaaacaaattcCAAGATATCTCTTATCATGGAGTATTACTTCActtattgttgatatggTTATGAGTATCACTACTAGTATTATTTCGTATATGCAAATGATCTCTTGacgataataataataatgagaATCATGATCACGATGATCACTGATTCGtggttggtggtggtggtggtgatgggTGATAATATTCGCTTAAAATTTCGCTTCAACTCAAAAAtctataataataataataataatggtcTCAAGTGGTCTCGACTGAACGATTCAGATACATTCCAAGTTGTGACAAATAGAATACATTGACggatttgatttaattgttgtatATTTGATTCCCCAACATATACAGCACAATAAACATCATCCATCATCCAtccatcattattatcagcTCCTTCTATTTTGTCATTCTCTTGCAGAATtctgaaaacaaaaaagcaAGAAATCAAGACAAGACAAGAGAAGAGAAGGCAAGAGAAGACAAGACAAGAGAAAAGAGAGGAACATAACCAATGCCACAAGTGATCATTCTGGTTTAAACATTCTTTAGgtccaaatttttttcaaccaaaACGAACTAATTTCCgttttatcaatcaaaatttaTATAACAGTATAAAATTGACTAGATCTATATTAAAAATAGCAATATCAAATCtaacaaaaagaagaagaagaagaaatccAAAAAGGGTCTAGAATTGAGAAATTTGAAGAATCGATTCGGCAAAATGTCTCTCTGTCTCTCTGTGTCTCAccatttctttatttatgCAATCGCctcacaaaaaaaagaacaatgCAGGAATTGTAtaattttctaaatttgGACAACTTTACCAGTTTTGTGTAATAAAGCTTGTTTGGAGATATTTTTTATCATCTAATCAAGACGACATTATATTCTCATTAATAccggtggtggtggtggtggtgatcGCTGCAAGTTGTCGCCATACAAAGCAGACTATCAATTTGGTAATAATGACCAACTGCTACTACACAGCCAATCTTCCTTCCTCctttcgtttttttttttattttttttttaccttATTTGAGCCTTGTTATGGATCCTTGTGAATTGGATTTTGAAAAGAGAATTGAgcaatgaatgaatgaataagTAATGAGAGGGAGTACAAGAAATCTATACATTAATggaataataacaacaacaagctTTTAAACAATTACCAATTAATGTTACACCCTCATTATTGattaaacaataacaaaattgaaaaaaaaaaaaaaaaagttaatTTGTTAATTAGCTTTTgctaatgatgaagaagagcATATCTTATTAAACTCTAGGTTATGGTTTAGTCAAAGTGGATTTCAATATTCCTTTGATTCTCCACCTCTCCTCTTGGCTCTCTTGatgcaacaacaacaacaagggTCTTCGTTTCCCCCCCTCCCGGTTAGTTGTCCTCTTCCCAACATCTGATCCTTCTTGTCAAAGAGTTTGAGAAGAAATGAGAAGGCGGTGGTCGATACCGAGGAATACGACAAACAATAGAAACCAatagagaaagaaaagaagataTAGCCGATATCGTGTTGACAACTTAGAATCTTGTACTATGAGGCGGGGGCGGcgatggtggtggtggtggtggtggcggCAACCAACTTTACatatgataataaaacataacaacaacaaaagtaGAAGAACTTCTTCTGGTGTGTAAGTTTCTAACTTGGCttaattattttaatgAAACTCATTACTGACCCTTAGACGatgaaaattgataaagataGAGCCAGATAAAGAAGAATGATAGTAGTactagaagaagaagaagaaagacaAACTAAAAATATGATTATTAGGGCTTAGACAATCAAACTTGATAAAATGAAATGTCACAACACCATTTCAGTATAATTTAAGTAGAAAGGAATCGATTATATAGATCATAACCCAAAAGAATGTACCggttaaattgattattggccattgttgttgtaatatTATCGGCTCACTTATAAATGCCACCCATTATGAatgttgaagaagaagaagaagaagatcaATTAAGTAAGTTAGTTAGTGTTAATATGGGTAGATTACTATATTTGGATATTAAACtaaacaagaaagaaagaaaaaaagaacgaAAGAAAGGTTTTAATTCTTATGCAAGAATGTTTCAAGTtgaaatgttgaaaaagcGCGacagtaaaaaaaaaaaaaagaagaagacattgtagtaagtaagtaattgaatttggaaGGAGAACGCCctttttctaattcttttGCCTTTTGTGTTTGTTAATTATTCTTTTGTACTATTTTGTCGTTACATCACCACGtattaaacaaacaacCACATTGTACAAAAAAATGTACTATAACGTGGCATGAACAAAAGAGTGAAAATGTCGTCCCTTCTCTTGGACGTCTAGgattctatttcttttgcATCTTAATTATCTTGTTCATGATCATTAATTCCCAGTTCACAAGATACCAAGAACCTGGTTAGCTCAACACACAATATTAATACAACCACTACCCAGCCAGAAGTTTTAGAACATACGGTAACTTGTTTTGTCTGTATTTTGGGCCAAATCCCTGTACTTTCCCAAATcgaaattgaaaagataGATTAGAGAATGAATAGTTTAAAGATTGTTGGACAATTTGTATTGtagttgtttgttgttacTCAACGCCTCAATCTTTTTAgagttttgtttattacAAACATATTCCTCTTTATCTCCATCATGCTATTAATAGCAGTAGCTGTAGCAGTGGCAGTTGCGATAGCACCAGTAGTATTGACAGAAGAAGAGAACAGTGCTAATAGTGGTGGTTGTTCAAAAGGGAAAGAGGAATTcccaaaatgaaaaaaaaaaaaaaaaacaggaAGAAAATTATTCCGCCAACATGCATTACATACCACCCCACCCGCATACATACACGTTTAGATGATAGATTCAAACATTCTTATATGGGTTACGAATAAAATAGATACAAACCATAGCCTATTAATTATTACCAATAGTCTTATTTGagttttgaaatcaatttagtTCAGTCTATCAGTACATAAggttattgttttattgttcATATACTAACAATAATAGTCTTTCTACATATGTATGAATAATGTCGTGCGTTTCaactaaattttttttttctttctttttctttcttttttttttgtttaatgtAAAATGTCGTGGCTTATTTTCAAACTTaaacaattacaacaattaaacaaaaaaatcaacaaccCTTTCACAAtacaaatttttaatttcttataTTACTAAAAATTGTCCttctagtttttttttttttaatatttttatattctttctttctttctttctttctttttcatcaaatctTTATTACAACTACTACCttcatttgttgttgattccATTCATTCACAAATACTCATATCATTCGATTATagaaggaaagaaagacattaaattatatttaatcaACTGAATTTCTTCTATTTTGATACCCCCCTCTCCTccaaacaacaacttcaacGACCTACCagaaaatcaaagaattaaaGGCAAATAGAGAGAAATAAGAGAGTTCAAGAAACATTTCAGGTGTTGTTATTTGATCATAAGAAGAGAAAGTAAACTAATATTAACACCAAAGtgtttttttcaaataagaAATCAACTTTCATTTTGGTTGCAATAActtccaaatcaaaaattcaacttcaacttTAATTCAAACTCATAGTATTCATTCGTTTTTTACCAACTAACCTTTAACTAACTATTTTGTTCCTTCACTTGTTacaaagtttttttttttatctaattttcaaaatcatacCCTGAAGGATACCCCACCACCCtacgttttttttttttcatatcaAGTTTATTTGAACTATTCGTTTTcataatttgtttcaacattcattgaattttttttattttgtttcaagAAACAGATAACCAACTACTATTCATTCTTTAAagtaaaccaaaaaaatatttccaaatattgaattaagttctattctttttattattgatacCTTAATTAACTATCATGTTGGCCAATgttaaattaaatcttgTTACAGCACTTTATGTTTTGTCATATGTCTCAGCCGTTAATgcttatcaacaaaaaaatgaaataaacCAAGCAGATAATATCGACAAAAGAGCTGGTCCTATTGGTAATTTTTTCAGAGACTTTACCAATAGTATTTTTGGAAACCAGAATCTGGAAGATAACCAACCATCAACACATGGTACTACCCCCAGCACTGGAAATTCTTTCAGTTTTTTAACCCCTTCtactcaacaacaaacaccAGGTGAAACTTCAAACAATGGTAACACAAAACCATCTGTTGAGAATCAATCACCTTCTactgttgctgctgctgctgtgACTTCATCAAGTCCCGTTGCTAGTACTAGTCCAGCCTCAACTTCTGAACAAAAGCAACAAGAAGGAAGTACTGCAAAAGAATCAAGTTCGCCTACCACAACAGCAACTACTTCTTCCAATAGCCCTGTTTCTTCCAGTTCTAAGGAtacaccaacaacaactactgCTCAGACTAGTTctagcaacaacaacaatcaacaatcatcatcaaatgtAGAAGCTCCATCAACAAGTGTTAACCAACCAAGCACATCAGAAGTTCAGCCTCAATCACAGCAAACTTCTACAACATCAAGCACCCCAACTAGTACAGAAACACCAAACACTCCAACCAGTTCACCAACTAGTTCACCAACTAGTTCAACTACTCCAACCTCGTCAGAGGCACCAGCTACTCCAAGTACTTCAGAAGTAGCACCAACTACTCCAAGTGCTTCAGAAGTAGCACCAACTACTTCAAGTACTCCAACCACGTCGGATACACCAACTTCTCCAACCACTTCAACTCAAGAAAATACTACATCAAGTTCGTCAACTAGTGTTTCCCAACAGACAACTTTaacatcatcaacttcTCCAACTACTGGTCTGACTACATCTACCAGTACCCCAGAGACATCCGATTCCCTTAAACCTAGTTCAACTTCTGTTGAAACTCCATCAACTTCTGGTATCGAACAAGATCCAACTACTACTTCTAGTACTGGTACCACTTCATCGGAAACATCTAAACCAACTACCACTTCTGAACTGGCTGTAACATCCAATTCTCCAACTCAAGAATCAACTTCTTTGGTTGACGCAACAACTAGTTCCTTGGACAGTTCCAATACTCCAACACCCAACCCTTCCACTTCGGAAGATCAACCATCAACCAGTGCAAGTCAAGCTCAAACAGGTACCACTTCTAGTGCCCCATCACCAGAGCCTACTACTTCATCAGCTCCAGCAGAACCTTCTTCAAGTAATGCTGATTATTCCGATCAGGTTTTGCATAGTTCAGAAACTACTTCATTGGTAAACCCTACGGATTCACAAATTG encodes:
- a CDS encoding hypothetical integral membrane protein, conserved (4 probable transmembrane helices predicted by TMHMM2.0 at aa 70-89, 119-141, 162-184 and 199-221), whose amino-acid sequence is MTAITTTTSRLRKFDKSLIHESTSTSTSTSTSSTKSIHNIDLIDIDDQINLIDQLTITNQINYKKSMKYLIYLYILQIILILSLSLTMAKTKRTSNPTNNNNNNNNNNKTKKKNHLDQQLQYILLILSICLNIINVKFGTNSNNSHSFSKRLIIWIKWINRLITLQLIYNGYLTIITNTLSLPLPLPLPLPLPNVIDQYRGILFMILPGFNILMPWLFLYWYKHMDESVQQLNELKYEYKNV